In Verrucomicrobiales bacterium, the following are encoded in one genomic region:
- a CDS encoding sigma-70 family RNA polymerase sigma factor encodes MATDPFNFVTTRWSLVLLAGEGSELAMGKLAESYRIPLHTYITALGYAQEADDLVQDFFASKFLKEGFLHNTQKGDRKFRTFLKACVRHFIIDTKDPCRRRRAPGDRPGDLSLEIETDDGTFTQQFAAREVAADLAWDQAWARELLQRAREKLEGECERASKVELLHQFYRVLDEEPDAPSRRDVAQACQMTEGAVGVAFYRMRERLKALLVDEIRETVTNPNDWMEEQRHLVSVFSVPYHRSDLPDPLR; translated from the coding sequence ATGGCCACCGACCCTTTCAACTTCGTCACGACTCGCTGGAGCCTGGTGCTCTTGGCTGGCGAGGGATCGGAGCTGGCCATGGGAAAGCTGGCCGAGTCCTATCGAATTCCCCTGCATACCTATATCACGGCCTTAGGCTACGCGCAGGAAGCCGACGATCTCGTCCAGGATTTCTTCGCCAGTAAGTTCCTTAAGGAGGGTTTCCTCCACAACACCCAAAAGGGAGACCGAAAGTTTCGGACCTTCCTGAAGGCGTGCGTCCGCCACTTCATTATCGACACCAAAGATCCCTGCCGACGGCGCCGAGCCCCAGGTGATCGACCCGGCGATCTGAGCCTCGAAATCGAAACCGACGACGGTACCTTCACGCAACAGTTTGCCGCCAGGGAGGTGGCAGCAGATCTGGCTTGGGACCAGGCCTGGGCCAGAGAACTCCTGCAGCGAGCCCGGGAAAAGCTCGAAGGCGAATGCGAACGCGCGAGCAAAGTGGAGCTGCTCCATCAGTTCTATCGCGTGCTGGACGAAGAACCCGATGCCCCGTCGCGAAGGGATGTGGCTCAAGCCTGCCAGATGACCGAGGGAGCGGTCGGAGTCGCCTTCTATCGCATGCGGGAAAGGCTCAAAGCGCTCCTGGTGGATGAGATTCGTGAGACAGTTACGAATCCTAACGACTGGATGGAAGAGCAACGTCATCTCGTGTCGGTGTTCTCCGTCCCGTATCATCGGAGCGACCTCCCGGATCCCCTCCGCTGA